DNA sequence from the Rhizobium lusitanum genome:
CGAGGCCAACCGACCGCATCTGCGCGCCGTTGCCTATCGCATGCTGGGCTCACGGACGGAGGCGGAGGACGCGGTGCAGGAGGCATGGCTGCGGCTCAGTCGCTCGGATGTATCCGAGATCGATAATCTCGGCGGCTGGCTGACGACGGTCACCGCCCGCATCTGCCTCGACTGGCTGCGCAGCCGCAAATCCCGGCGCGAGGAGCCACTGACCATCCGCGTCCCCGAACCTGTCGTCACGCACGAGGCCGGAAACGGCACGGATCCGGAGCAGGATGCCTTGCTCGCCGACTCAGTCGGTCTCGCGCTGCTGGTCGTGTTGGAAAAGCTGGCGCCAGCAGAGCGGCTGGCCTTCGTGCTGCATGATATGTTCGACATGGCCTTCGATGATATCGCTCCGATCGTCGGGCGCAGCACGGTCGCCACGCGCCAGCTCGCCAGCCGAGCCCGCCGGCGAGTTCAAGGAGTGCCGGCCACGGCAGAGATAGACCTCAGCCGCCAGCACCATCTGGTCAATGCCTTCTTCGTGGCATCGCGTAACGGCGACATGACGGCGCTTCTGACGGCTCTCGATCCCGACGTTGTCTTCCGCGCCGATGCGGTGGCGACCCGGATGGGGGCACTTGCCGAAATCCGCGGCAACTCCGCCGTTGCCGAAACCTTCCGCGGCCGCGCCCAGGGCGCCCGGCTTGCCGTCATCAATGGTGCAGTCGGCGCCGTCGTTATCCTCGGCGGACAATTACGCATCGCGCTTCGTCTCACCATGGCCGGTGATGGCAGGATCATGGGTATCGACGCGATGGCCGATCCCAAACAGTTGCGCAAGCTCGAGGTCTTGCTGATCGATCCATGAACAGCTCATCCCATTCGCGTCGGGCTCGTCCCCGTCAGCCGGCGAAACATGGCGATGAAGGCGGAGGCGCTGCCATAGCCGAGCTGCGTCGCGATTCGCTGCACGGGCTCACCGGCCTCGATCAGCGCCAGCGCCTCGACGAGCCTCAGCCGTTGACGCCACTCGTTGAAGGAGATGCCGAGATCGTCGTGGCAGCGGCGGGAGAGCGTCCGCTCGGTCGTTCCCATCCGGCGCGCC
Encoded proteins:
- a CDS encoding sigma-70 family RNA polymerase sigma factor, which encodes MDEKKWQAEKFEANRPHLRAVAYRMLGSRTEAEDAVQEAWLRLSRSDVSEIDNLGGWLTTVTARICLDWLRSRKSRREEPLTIRVPEPVVTHEAGNGTDPEQDALLADSVGLALLVVLEKLAPAERLAFVLHDMFDMAFDDIAPIVGRSTVATRQLASRARRRVQGVPATAEIDLSRQHHLVNAFFVASRNGDMTALLTALDPDVVFRADAVATRMGALAEIRGNSAVAETFRGRAQGARLAVINGAVGAVVILGGQLRIALRLTMAGDGRIMGIDAMADPKQLRKLEVLLIDP